One Nicotiana tomentosiformis chromosome 4, ASM39032v3, whole genome shotgun sequence genomic window carries:
- the LOC104106659 gene encoding uncharacterized protein: MRIYQEMKDEEARTRSITTNTVTPAAVSVVVAPAAASGKKEGCNGLLGKGKYKLWVLAAILLLAFWSMFTGSLTLSLNWSAANLSRLSDASDFSIHDDLDILELEEKERMVKHMWDVYTQSSRIRLPKFWQEAFQAAYLDLTSDSPAIRDTAVAEIAKMSLRSISTYESLSNQQSEPREVKKERGSKSEPKTIAKQQQ; encoded by the exons ATGAGAATATACCAAGAAATGAAAGATGAAGAAGCTCGAACAAGAAGTATAACTACAAATACAGTAACACCAGCTGCAGTTTCCGTTGTAGTAGCACCAGCAGCAGCAAGTGGTAAAAAAGAAGGATGTAATGGATTATTGGGTAAAGGTAAATATAAGTTGTGGGTATTGGCTGCAATTTTATTGCTAGCTTTTTGGTCTATGTTCACTGGTTCACTCACTCTCAGTCTCAATTGGTCTGCTGCTAATCTCAGCCGTCTATCTGATGCTTCTGATTTCTCAATCCATGATGATCTTGATATTCTG GAATTGGAGGAAAAGGAGAGAATGGTGAAACATATGTGGGATGTGTACACACAAAGTAGCAGAATCAGGTTGCCTAAATTCTGGCAAGAAGCTTTCCAAGCAGCATACCTAGATTTGACAAGTGATTCACCAGCTATCCGAGACACTGCTGTGGCGGAGATTGCCAAGATGTCCCTGCGTTCCATTTCCACTTATGAATCACTTTCCAACCAGCAATCCGAACCAAG AGAAGTAAAGAAGGAAAGAGGATCAAAAAGCGAGCCGAAGACGATTGCAAAGCAACAGCAATAA